The following proteins come from a genomic window of Dermacentor albipictus isolate Rhodes 1998 colony chromosome 8, USDA_Dalb.pri_finalv2, whole genome shotgun sequence:
- the LOC135917378 gene encoding uncharacterized protein — protein sequence MREGDHEFFLKFYRMTPEMFDTLLSFVAEDLKRKYVVREPLEPGERLAITLSYLASGQEIKDVALVYRVGIETARLCIHSCCRRIWARLKDHFMKVPSEADWTEIAQGFASQWQFPNCLGAVDGKHVAITAPPNSGSLYFNYKSTFSIVLMAAVDSNYQYTIIDVGAQGRQSDGGILKSSGFGKALTSGTLGTPSASCLPGTRTVAPYAFVGDEAFQLRKDFMRPFPAKQLIDERSVFNYGLSRARRCAQNAFGITAARWRVLLRTINLHLTNVDYIIKAACILHNFIMKLNAQRHGYVDREDSFGNVIPGHWRQVWEEQFRMDHNQIIFRLLLHMLEISTQRQQMRETSLLPTSAAHLGKLLGSGNSRACQKMLL from the exons ATGAGAGAGGGGGAccatgaattttttttaaagttctatAGAATGACCCCAGAAATGTTCGACACATTACTTTCATTTGTGGCTGAGGACCTGAAACGCAAGTATGTTGTGAGGGAGCCACTTGAACCTGGTGAACGGCTTGCAATAACCTTAAG CTACCTTGCATCTGGCCAGGAAATTAAGGACGTGGCACTGGTTTATAGAGTGGGCATAGAGACGGCTAGGCTATGCATTCATTCATGCTGTCGAAGAATTTGGGCGCGACTAAAAGATCACTTCATGAAG GTGCCCTCTGAGGCAGACTGGACAGAAATTGCCCAAGGCTTTGCCTCCCAGTGGCAGTTTCCCAACTGTTTGGGAGCTGTGGATGGCAAGCATGTCGCCATCACTGCACCTCCCAATTCCGGCAGCCTATATTTCAACTACAAG AGCACCTTTTCCATTGTGCTGATGGCTGCCGTCGACAGCAATTATCAGTACACGATCATTGACGTTGGTGCTCAAGGTCGGCAGAGTGATGGAGGAATATTGAAAAGCTCGGGATTCGGGAAGGCACTGACCAGTGGGACTCTCGGTACACCTTCTGCAAGCTGCCTGCCTGGTACAAGAACTGTTGCACCCTATGCCTTTGTTGGGGATGAGGCATTTCAATTACGCAAGGATTTCATGAGACCCTTCCCGGCAAAGCAGCTCATTGATGAAAGGAGTGTCTTCAATTACGGGCTGAGCAGAGCAAG AAGGTGTGCCCAGAATGCCTTTGGGATTACAGCAGCAAGGTGGAGAGTGCTCCTACGCACAATAAACCTCCACCTGACTAACGTCGATTATATCATCAAAGCAGCCTGCATCCTGCACAACTTCATAATGAAGTTAAATGCACAGAGGCATGGATATGTCGATAGAGAAGATAGCTTTGGAAATGTGATTCCAGGCCACTGGCGGCAAGTGTGGGAGGAGCAATTCAGGATGGATCACAACCAAATTATTTTTCGCTTGCTTCTACACATGCTCGAAATTTCCACACAGAGGCAGCAGATGCGAGAAACATCTTTACTGCCTACTTCTGCAGCACATTTGGGGAAGTTGCTTGGCAGTGGCAACAGCCGGGCGTGTCAAAAGATGTTGCTTTAA